A portion of the Candidatus Thermoplasmatota archaeon genome contains these proteins:
- the hypB gene encoding hydrogenase nickel incorporation protein HypB, with translation MHKVTFELEKDILEANRKIASANSKRLAKYGIRSCDFQGAIGSGKTSIIKRLAKKLKSKGKSVAAIAGDCFGKDDYREFKKIGLVAININTGKECHLDAHLVEHALDELPLKNIDVLFVENVGNLICPADFALGMEKRVVVISVTEGKNMIRKHPVIFGLADVTVLNKIELADIMNVNIKNLEHDFKKINPHGNFLCASAKTGKGITELMRYLGL, from the coding sequence TGAACTTGAAAAAGACATCTTAGAAGCTAACAGAAAAATTGCCTCTGCTAATAGTAAAAGACTTGCCAAATACGGAATAAGGAGCTGCGATTTTCAAGGTGCAATAGGCTCTGGAAAGACTTCAATTATCAAAAGGTTAGCGAAAAAACTGAAATCTAAAGGCAAGAGCGTGGCTGCAATTGCAGGTGATTGCTTTGGTAAAGATGATTATAGAGAATTTAAAAAAATAGGACTCGTTGCAATAAATATCAACACCGGCAAAGAATGCCATTTAGATGCACATCTTGTAGAGCATGCCTTGGACGAACTGCCTTTAAAAAATATTGACGTTCTGTTTGTTGAGAATGTAGGCAATCTTATATGCCCTGCCGATTTCGCACTAGGCATGGAGAAAAGGGTTGTGGTAATTTCTGTAACTGAGGGCAAGAATATGATAAGGAAACATCCTGTAATATTTGGCTTAGCTGATGTGACTGTTTTGAATAAAATAGAATTGGCAGATATTATGAATGTTAATATTAAAAACCTTGAACACGATTTTAAAAAAATCAATCCACATGGAAATTTTCTATGCGCATCTGCAAAA